In Citrus sinensis cultivar Valencia sweet orange chromosome 3, DVS_A1.0, whole genome shotgun sequence, the sequence ttttatagttttcaagtttaattactaatattttattttgatgtgattaattttgtttgttttcctttAATGACTTGAAGCTAATGATTGTTTACtgaagtttttctttttatttatttaattaattgttaatgaCAATTGTCCAAAATGTACTTGTTAATATTGTTGACAATACTTGTGCATTGACAAAAAAATGGAGCAAGACATTGATCTTAGTGGTttgggatggcaatgggccaGCTCAGGCTTGGGTTTGGTCAAGTCCTAACTTGATCCTGTGATTGAAATAGAGGGCCCTAACCCTTAAAAAATCCGACCCTTTAAACTTAGGGGTAGGTTAGGGTCAGGCTCAGACTTTATCTGAACTCGACCATATTTTTTtgcaaatttgttttttttccaaatcttATAGTAGTTGGGCAACaactcatctttttttttaatttaatattttggcatttaaatagtttaatttttgaaaaaaaaaatggacacAACCTCTCCTAATGTACTAAAACTTAATAGCTTTAAAACCAATTCAAGATAACATAAACCTAAAATTACTCTACTCAATGTCTTAACCatataaataaagatagaCAAAATCCATATCTtgtacaaataataaaaaaaaaaaacacaagatTCAATGCCACAACCTAAACAAGGAGTTGATTAGTTCAACAAAGGACAATTCATGACCcaacacaaaaaaagaaaaaaaaaaactactccAAAACTTGTGAATGCATTCTTCTTCATCTGCAAATTCCTctccaataaaaattttacatcCACGAAATGTGCTTGAAAAAAGTTATGAAAACAATATAAGTATATTATACAATgctcaaattattgaaataatgtTGAATATTTAACTGAATTTAAAATCACCTAACAAGTGAGGAAATTCATGTAggaaaattacattttacaCAATAAAACtgaaacaacaaaaagaaaaataaaacaactaaagaaatctaaaatactaagttatatttataagcttaaatgaaaaaaaaaatatttataacctTAGATTAGATGAAACTTGAAAGCAAGGAAAATGTAAACTACTAAAGTTGATGACAGTAGGATTTGCAGCAGCGGTTGATGGAAGTGGTATCGTGCGGCTCAAGCCTCTCTCTTTCCCTCCTGCGTGGTTGTCGATTACTTTGGTGCTTGATGGCTGGTGGTTTCGTGGTAGTGGGCGGCCAATACTGGTTGTGTGCAATGATTGTGCATGAGCTGCTGCCCGCCTCTCTTTCTTGTAATAGTATTCATGTTAATAACATATTAGGGTTTGTGAATTCTGAATTGTGAAGTAATTGGATCCTAATCCTTGAGCCTTAATCCCATCTTtgacccttaaaaaaatttacaaaaagttTATCACATCTTGCAAGTGGgtttgataattattaaaacttgTAGTGacggattttttttaaaatatatatatataatccacAAGAAATTGCATAcggatttaataatttaaattttttacgaatttgaatttgaatttgaatttaataatgttaaaCCCTGATCGCGTGGTACTCATTGCATCGCTACTGATGAGTGCTGGTGTTCgaatgaaaaatcatttatgaGCAGAAGAAGATCTTAGATCTTGTGGGTCCTGGAAAGCAAATGCTCTGGGATGAATTCAGCAGACGGACAGCCATGTAAagctataaaaaataataattgataactttaacatattttattatataataatggGATTAGTTGTCACATGACCAAAATAAGGAATCGTGCATGAAACATCGCACGTGCAGCGTAGCAGGCGAATATTATATGGCATATTCTTCTTTCGAAAGCTGGAGTGGAGGAAATCACACCGCTTCTGCCTTGTCGtccattaattaaaacatcccaaaaaagttaaaaaagtggtaaaaaaaaaaaatatattaacaattacaaaaagttAGGAAAAGGATGGACCGAACCGAAAGAGCAACATCAACGAACAAGTAAATTCTCCTTTCCATGTtctaaaagtataaaattgtGGTCTACACTTTACAATTATGAATTTCAActagtttcaatttttttttttaaattgcaaACTCAATACATACTATATTAGAAACATCCGCActcaaactcaaattttataatttgaaattcgTAAATGTGACTTAATGCTTATTTAGTATGACTTgtctaataattataaatacttatttaatatgataaattctttttaagttttttgttattatttgattattttttaagtaaaatttttgaagattaaataaattattttacttttactagtaaaaactcaaattttagattGTTAGGAGTAGAGGTTAAaaagtttctttaaaatatataaatatctttttttttctaattttattcctTCGTAACATAATTCTGATGCTGTTTGAAATTGaggtattgtaatttttaaattacaactactgtgaaaaaaaattgtaactataaaacaaaagttaatagtatatagtaaatataaattttaattaatatttttgaccAAATtcttaaagatataataattctttttattatacaagtaaaaaatcatatcaatataacttttaaggtacaacaattaatgtttaataaacATCTtagtgctgtaacttttaagccGCAACTGCtcaatctcaatctcaaacgcacCTTCAACATAACTTACtcattaaagtaattttataatttttaataaaaactcttattAACAACcacacaattaaatttttttataaaaaaactacttaaataaactctatttaaaaaattatactaaacGAAATCTTATTAAAGACCAATTAACATGTTTTCTGATTTTTGGAGCTCAGTTATAAGAAGAtatgcctttttcttttgaactcatgcgtataaaaaataaaaaaataaaaaataaaaaagtatcaTGGCACAATCATGGACCATATACGTTTGCCACACGGACTATATTGGAGATGGGCCACTGGCGTGGCAAGATCTAGCGGTTGGGAGATGAGAAGATAAGATTAGGAGTTGAGGTCTAAGGAGCATCAGTTCCTGGACTTATTTTGTTCGTAAAAAAATTGACCTTTTTCTAGGTacaaaaaatctttatttcatttatgctttggatcaccaccaccactccttTTTATCGATTTCGCCTTTTAGTAGTTTTTACTGTGTTTGGGTAAAGAGTACTTGGATGGTGCGATACATGTGTAATCTTACTTTGCTCCCAACAGAACATGCCAAAACGACGTATTTTCagatttctttttccatttttttaaacattccAATTTTTCAACCCCACGCGCTATTAGTGAGAGTAGTGATAAGGTGAAAATTTGCTAACCGCCGAGGCCGAGGTAACCAAAAAACCGAGAGAATCCAGAGAAGGGCCCACAAAAGCGTCTTGGATTTCTCATTCTGGCCGGTGTGGGGTCCATCTGACCGGTGAGAGAAGGTGTGGCCCACTTGGCCAAGATGCACGAATAACGGTGACGAGCCGCTGCCGACTAATCGACGTGTCAAAATGGTGGGCTCATTGTCGTCTCGCCGCGAGGACCTAACCCGACCTTTCCCGTTACAAAAGCCGTGCATCAAACAGCGGCTCTGTTGCTTCCGTCATCAACTACGTTAGCCTTCATGCGTttcagttttttatttaaagcacAACACTTCTTTGGCaggtaattatttatatattttttaaataacatcaATGCTCACAGTTTttacaaatttcaataaagtttaaatttatttttttcttttttcttaaatttaaattcaagtgATTAGTGAAACGAAAATAacgtaaaataaattttaatttaattccgATGTCGTTtttacgatttttttttttactttttcactTTCTTTAGCCTTTACCATTAAATTTCTTctccaaataattaattaatcagaTTATCCTTGGTAAGTAAAAGGTTTTTGTGCATTAATTTATGCATGTATGCTTAACACTATAGaatatcataatattaaaCCAAGAATCGCgatataaaaatctaaaagaaactAGATCAATATTATGATTCATTAACTTCTGTGCCAGACAAAAATTTACTGTtcaccaaataaataaaatttaaagtaaagATGCCATATGATTCTTATAAGGCTCCGCTAAAAAAGGATGCTAATTCTCTTTATGTTGCCATATGAAAATATGAGTAATACTTATTTATGGCATAAGAATTGTAGGGTTATTGCTTTTAATCCACAATTGTTGTATCTGAAAACCACATTATACCCCGACTAATCCAGATTCGAGTTGGATAGGATTACTAAGGCGCAAAACTCTTCCAATAAGTATTTAACACAACTGTATTCTTAAGTCTCGAACCGATGACCTTAAGTTAAATTAGAACAGCCGCATATCAACTATCGCTtgttagttttattttgtactttttCATGTTAGTATTTTCCACTAGTTGGATTTGCTATGCATGGGTGCTAGCTTGAGAATTTGTAATCAGGCAATGAATACTCCAACTAATTTTTCTTGATGAAGAGTATccatcatattattttttcaataatttctaaggttttcgatgatatgatttataataattttcattctaaaaaaagtattattgcataaaatgttaataatatgttagcttttaattaaaataaataacggTTAGCCAATAATTGAAGAATACAAATGCAAATTGAATTACATTAACATTAGTCAAAATAATCccaaaagattcaaaattaatccaCCGAAGAAAATATCAGAAAAAGGCACGCATGCTATTGGCCAGTCAGGTGACACTATATCACAGTCTAACAAAAATTCCACGAAAACAGCTACACATAATGTCCTCATCTGTGACACAATAATAGAAGGAAAAAACTTACCTCATTTTAACCAAATGATACGATTATACACAATCTAACACTAAACCCTAAATTCGGCACGAGAGCCATTTCTCTTCCACACGCGCAGACATTACCTCTCTCTTTTTTAGCCACTCTTCTTTCTCTCTGTTCACGTCTCTCAAAtttctcctctctctctctctctctctcccttgCAACTTTTCTCTCACTCTCCGTCTCTTGCCGCCACCGCTCAAGAGCCCTAAAACTGAACTGATCCGTACATCCCCGTTTCTCCCGTTAGAATTCGCTAAATACAGTCAATTCTTCGCTTAAGGTAATTTCGGTGATTCTTCTTGTCCACGCTTTTCCTTCAGCTAAATCGCAAACGAGTCTCCTGTTTTTAGATTTGCTCTTCAATCTTGAATTTATCGTGATATAAGGTCCCTACCTTACTGTTTCTCACGTTTTTTAGCATTATTTCTCCTTAATTACAGCATAGCGGATTGAGTAATGACTTAAATTCTAGTTTTCAGATGAGGCacattataatttcttttccttctattttaaaaatattttcaccaTGTTTTCTAGTTTGTCTGTCATCACTTTTTACTgctgtaattaatttatatacttATGTACTTTGTTAAATTGATACacttttgattatttgtttgttttgtttctagATTTCGAGATTCAAAATCTTGTTTTGCTGGTCGCTGAGTTCAGTTGTTGAACTAGGTGCTGGTCTAGTGAAAGACTCGGGTATTTTGCTTCATCTCAGTTTTCATGGATTTCTGTGTCTGTTATATTATCTAGTTAATGTTATTGTTctttttaagggaaaaaaactCATATTTTTCGTTTAGAAACCATCTGAGCATCACTTATGTATAAAAAGATTGAGCTTTTCCTGCATCTTTTCGATTCAAGATTTCCTCGAGAGTTTCTGGAGTTTGGATTATGATTCTAGGTTAATATACAATGTGTGAACTTTTGATTAGTTGTCTTTTGGAATTTTTATGCGCTGGTGACAGGACAGCTCATTCTTTGATATCAGATCACTTTAAGATTGGAACtgaatttaataagaaaaaatggtttttttagCGCTGCTcgttttatatatttgtttcttgTCCAGTTTACATCGGTTATATATTTTGTGCCTTGTTTATGTCCACcttaatcttttaaatttccaTCAGGGGCTCCTGCCTCTGCTTATCCTGTGTTGGTATCATGAACTGTGTATATCCTGATACACATGATTAAAATGGGGGATGTTTGATTTGTGCTTCAAAAAGTGTTTTCTAAAAACGAGGATATGGATGTGATTGGGTGCATTTTCAAAGACAACAGTGAAAAAGGCTGTCACTAAAATGATTTCTGAGACAGTTTTTgagaaattctaaattaaatgcTTGTTTTGGAAgattttatgcatttcttGTTTTAAGAAATCAAGGATTTGGTTATATCTTCCAAATTTGCTGTTCCACAATTAATTCCTTTTGTCCAGAAGTggaatattttatcttaaattaggaaacattgTATGGCCTAAATATTCTCTGATTTTTCAACAGTCCATATGCATATTAACTATGGTGTTCTATTAACTATTTTACTAAGTATGGGCAgtgaaaaagttaaaactaTTGCCATTTAGTGTGGAAAGAAAGTTTACTTTAGACATTATTCTCCCTACAATTTTGTTGTCATCGTgaataattgattattgaattctttaatttttatttactctGGTAGCCACCTCTTGAAAAATGttctattttgtttcttgttgcCATGATACCTAGTTATACAAATTGCCTTCCAGTTACTTTCATTTAGACAACAATATCCTGTACTTATCATGAAATTTTGTTGTGAAACAGGATGATCAACTGCTATGATTTTCTTGTGAAGGAGTATTGTTTGCTCAGTTCCATTTTCTGTTGTTTCAACTGATCAATCCAAGTCCGTGTTAAATAAACTTCTATTAAAATGGATCGTTGTGACACTTCAGGATTTGTTAGTGGGGGTGGGATACACACTTTGAGTGACATCTAACCGTAGTTTTGTAGCTAATTGCTCTCATTGTGGAAGTCAGGTTGACTGTTCTGTTGTAATTAAGTTTAGGTTTGGTTATCATAAAGCCATTCATCTATCACTTAATGGACCCTAGTTTTCAGAGGTTGAGTTTTGCTGctaattattctttaaatgcATTCAAAACCTCGGGCAGTTCAAGGCAAGCTGGAGGAGCTGGGGCTGAGGATGGCACAGATACTATTTTACGTCTTGATTCCCCTGGTTCTTCGAACCCTCACATATCTGCCTCAAAGGGAATCAAACGGAAATGGAGTTTGATTGATGGATCTGTGCATCAGCAAGTTGGCTCTACATTATCCCTTGGGCTTGGTCGACCATCGAGCTCCTCAGACAGCAAGGGTAGTTCTGCAACTGCCTGCACTACAACGTCTTCCgccaaagaaaatgaagaggaaTCCTCAATGGATCTTGATTTGGATTTCACCCTCCATCTCGGCAATGACAAGATGcctaacccaaaaaaatcTGCCTACTCAAATATGAAAGGAGTGGAATTGCAGCCAAAGGTTGACCTCGTGTTAAGTCTCTCCACTGGATCCCCTGAATCAGGCATTACTTCTCTACATCCAAGCTCCAGTTTACTTCATTTTGGCATGGAGATGCCATTACTTGCTGGTGGGACCCTTAATGCAGATGATGGTTCAACATCATGCGGTTGGAAGACGGGTGTTTCCTTGCCGCCATTGCAGACTGCACCAAATAAAGAGAGTAGATTCTTTTTCGATTGTGCTCTGAGAACTAATGACCTTACTGCCAATGTTCATGATCTCTCATCAAGTGTGGTAACCACACCAAGAAGCTCAGTCACCTGTACTTCCGGGATAACCCAACAGCATCAGCGACTACAGAGGAGCTCTAGTTCCAAGACCTGTCAGGTTGAGGGATGTGGAAAGGGAGCTAGAGGTGCTTCTGGCCGTTGTATTTCCCATGGTGGTGGCCGAAGGTGTCAAAAACTCGGCTGCCACAAGGGAGCCGAGGGCCGGACTGTGTACTGCAAAGCCCATGGGGGTGGTCGGCGGTGTGAATACCTTGGGTGTACAAAGAGTGCGGAAGGGCGCACTGATTACTGTATTGCCCATGGTGGTGGTCGGAGATGCAGCCATGAGGGTTGCACTCGAGCAGCTAGAGGGAAATCTGGGTTGTGTATCCGTCATGGTGGGGGCAAGAGATGTCAAAAGGAAAATTGTACAAAGAGTGCTGAAGGGCTCTCAGGTCTTTGTATCTCACATGGAGGTGGTCGACGATGCCAAGCCTCAGGTTGCACAAAAGGAGCACAAGGGAGCACAATGTTCTGCAAGGCACATGGTGGTGGAAAACGTTGCACTGCCCCTGGGTGTACCAAGGGTGCTGAAGGAAGCACTTCTTTTTGTAAGGGCCATGGAGGTGGAAAAAGATGCGCATTCCAAGGTGGCGGGGTTTGTACAAAGAGCGTGCATGGAGGAACCAACTTCTGCGTAGCACATGGTGGTGGTAAGCGGTGTGCCGTTCCTGAGTGTACAAAGAGTGCAAGGGGACGGACTGACTATTGTGTCCGTCATGGCGGGGGGAAGAGATGCAAATTTGAAGGGTGTGGCAAGAGTGCACAAGGTAGCACTGATTTTTGTAAGGCTCATGGTGGAGGGAAAAGATGTTCTTGGGGCCATCCTGGTTCAGAATATGGTCCCCAATCTACTGGTCCCTGTAACTCATTTGCAAGGGGTAAGACAGGTCTCTGTGCACTCCACAGTGGCTTGGTGCAGGATAAGAGGGTGCATGGTGGTTTCACCCTAGGACCTGTGGTGCTGGACCCTAATCTCCACAAACCTGAGAAGATGAAGGAGGTTGTCACTGCTGATGACATGAATGTGGATATCATGAAGATGGGGAGTGGTCTTGGAAGTTCAGCTGGCAAATCTTCTGATTCCAAGCATGGAGTCTCAAATGTGAGCGACTCAGTTGGGGGAGGTGGATTCCCATCTGTGCCAGTTTTTGTCCCGGAAGGCCGGGTGCATGGTGGAAGCTTGATGGCAATGCTCGCTGGCAGTTCTGGTGTCAGCTCAAACAGCAGTAAAGTTGTAGTAGCCTGTGATCCATTGGTGACAGGGAAGTCTAGTATCATACCTCAGAGCTGGATGTGAGTTTCTCTTCACTGCTCTAAATGCAATGGCAATGCTGCAGATGCTTCTGGTTTGGGTGCAAGCAGCAGCTAAGTTGTAGCTGTTGATCCAGTTGCAAAATGCCTCAGAACTGGATTTGTCCCTTGGTTCTCTCAGATTGGTCTTGGCACTTGGAAGTACTTGTCTGCGTGTTAATGTTTCTTTGGTCCTAGTCTGTTGGGTCTGTTGGTCGTTTAGGAGTTCGATATATTAGTCCTAGGGGTGAATATTTATTGGGGTCAAAATTTGGTAATTCTATTAGAAGGTAGTATTTGAGTCTGGTCTTCATGTGTTTCgaatgtaaatatatattttatgtccGGCAGGTGCTTGTGAATACAGGCTATTATTTCTACCGTCCCCATCAGTTTGTTTGTCAAACATtctgattataataaaacctTTTACTGTATTATATTTACTCCTCAGCTTGATTGGATATCGCTTTGCTTCCAACGTCTGTATTTCGGCACTGACTGACATGACTTACCTTGTGTTCATAAAATGAAAACCCGAGCAACAAGCGAACAATGTTTCAGCTGGCGGTTCCCGTACGGAACTTCTTTCTCATTGTGCCATTACGCAGCGGCAGCGTACCGTTTATTGTAAATGAAGATTTTCTCgcaaccattttctttttaatgttattttcaaaatctatataaataagaggaaaaaaagaaaagaaaagaaaaatcctcCCCTCCATCCTCTGTCTTATTCCAAAATATCGCCGTCAGGAGAATTAAACGGATGGTTTAGGAGTACGTGATTTCCTAAATAATCCATTTGCCATAACACATTAATCCTTGTACAAGATAATTAACCGGCTTGAAAGTGATCACATCTACCAGCTCTCGGGATCCTAAGTGTTCAGAATGTCCAGGAGACGCGTCTTGGACGAGCGTacaattaataacaaatagCCCATGTGCTGTTACGAATTTTAGTTTTACCTATTCCCTCCTATTCATGATATCGGTACGTAATTGTGGACACGGTACCGTCTCCATCTATAATCTATACGTCCCACAAGATTTTATCTTTGTCACCatcatcaatattattaattattattacttggTAGAGTTGGATATACTGATTTCAAGGTCTGTAGTATATGAATGACATTAAagagaattattttgtagcaaattaaatataattatttcgTTGATGATTGTTCACCAACACTCACCGACAAGTTACCTCCGTATACTGCATGATTAGACGCCGTCTTGAATGGCTTTTATTTTATCAGTCCCATCTCCTCTACTCTACATTGGATTCGGGTCACCTCAGGAATTTTCAGATCATgtgtttgcttttcttttctttttttttaagagatcgctaattctattttgttttatcttaaCTTTTTAGTTcgcttattttcttttagaatgATACTTAAAAGACGtggttaataaaaaataaaaataaaaaagaagaaaaaagaaaaaaagtaatggagatttttcttcaactggaatttaatttattgcttTGTCTTCACGGCATTATATTTTTCCAACAACGGCATTTTTACTTCACATATCACATTTTGTATGATGCagattatatatagaaaattcTCAAAAACTTGGTTGAACTAATAGACCCTCGTGCTTAAACTTAGCCAATTTGGAGAGTTCATCAACAGCTTCAGCCAAGTGATCAAGCCTAGCTACAAACTCAATAAGCAAGGAAGTAAATGTAGCAAGTGAGAGTGCTGCAGTGCTTTCTAGCGCTCTCATTCTTGGCAAAGAATCCACACCCAATCCTCCTTCCTCTTCGAAAGCATCAACCTCTCTTGATGGCCAAGAGTGCAGCCTTCTAGATTGCTTCCTCACTGTTTCATGATAAGACTCTGCCTGCGCTGCAAACTCCGGTGGGAGAGTCCCCGAAAACGTTTTTGGGGTGGTCAGATCCGAGTCCTTCTCCAGGTCATGATTGCTTTCACTTTCAGCATCGGCTTGTTGGTCAT encodes:
- the LOC102631154 gene encoding uncharacterized protein LOC102631154, whose protein sequence is MDPSFQRLSFAANYSLNAFKTSGSSRQAGGAGAEDGTDTILRLDSPGSSNPHISASKGIKRKWSLIDGSVHQQVGSTLSLGLGRPSSSSDSKGSSATACTTTSSAKENEEESSMDLDLDFTLHLGNDKMPNPKKSAYSNMKGVELQPKVDLVLSLSTGSPESGITSLHPSSSLLHFGMEMPLLAGGTLNADDGSTSCGWKTGVSLPPLQTAPNKESRFFFDCALRTNDLTANVHDLSSSVVTTPRSSVTCTSGITQQHQRLQRSSSSKTCQVEGCGKGARGASGRCISHGGGRRCQKLGCHKGAEGRTVYCKAHGGGRRCEYLGCTKSAEGRTDYCIAHGGGRRCSHEGCTRAARGKSGLCIRHGGGKRCQKENCTKSAEGLSGLCISHGGGRRCQASGCTKGAQGSTMFCKAHGGGKRCTAPGCTKGAEGSTSFCKGHGGGKRCAFQGGGVCTKSVHGGTNFCVAHGGGKRCAVPECTKSARGRTDYCVRHGGGKRCKFEGCGKSAQGSTDFCKAHGGGKRCSWGHPGSEYGPQSTGPCNSFARGKTGLCALHSGLVQDKRVHGGFTLGPVVLDPNLHKPEKMKEVVTADDMNVDIMKMGSGLGSSAGKSSDSKHGVSNVSDSVGGGGFPSVPVFVPEGRVHGGSLMAMLAGSSGVSSNSSKVVVACDPLVTGKSSIIPQSWM